A genomic segment from Chitinophagaceae bacterium encodes:
- the kynU gene encoding kynureninase, whose protein sequence is MPPKLEYKNTQAYAQYLDSQDSLKSFREKFYIPLMHGRDAIYFTGNSLGLQPKSTQEYVLNELEDWANFAVEGHFHARNPWMPYHELFTALLCKIAGALPHEVVAMNQLTVNLHLLMVSFYRPTKQRYKIICEAKAFPSDQYAMESQVNFHGYKYEDAVIEVEPKEGEHSIRTEDILAAIDKNKNSIALVLFSGVNYYTGQLFDMPAITTAAHKAGAYAGFDLAHAAGNVPLQLHDWDVDFACWCSYKYLNSGPGGVSGVFIHERHSSDTSLQRFAGWWGHDKENRFLMEQGFLPIPSAEGWQLSNAPVLSMAAHKAALDVFEEAGWENVFAKNKMLNQYLWHVLDEVNHSFGEKVFDIITPLNEQEHGCQISLLITKDGKKIFEVLKKNSVIADWREPNVIRIAPVALYNSFEDVWQFGNILRNYFQSKTQ, encoded by the coding sequence ATGCCTCCTAAACTCGAATACAAAAACACCCAGGCCTACGCCCAATACCTCGACAGCCAGGATTCTTTAAAAAGCTTTAGAGAAAAATTTTATATTCCCCTGATGCATGGCAGGGATGCAATTTATTTTACGGGCAACTCCCTGGGACTGCAACCAAAATCTACACAAGAGTATGTATTAAATGAACTCGAAGACTGGGCAAATTTTGCAGTAGAAGGCCATTTTCATGCACGCAACCCCTGGATGCCTTACCACGAATTGTTTACGGCGCTACTTTGCAAAATTGCCGGCGCATTGCCACATGAAGTAGTAGCCATGAACCAACTTACGGTTAACCTGCATTTATTAATGGTTAGTTTTTATAGACCCACAAAACAACGGTATAAAATTATTTGCGAAGCAAAAGCTTTCCCATCCGATCAGTATGCAATGGAAAGCCAGGTAAATTTTCATGGCTATAAATATGAAGATGCAGTAATTGAGGTGGAACCAAAAGAGGGGGAACACAGTATAAGAACAGAAGATATTTTAGCTGCCATTGATAAAAATAAAAACAGCATTGCCTTAGTTTTATTTAGCGGCGTAAATTATTATACCGGCCAGTTGTTTGATATGCCAGCAATTACCACAGCGGCACACAAAGCAGGCGCTTATGCAGGTTTCGACCTGGCACATGCCGCAGGCAATGTGCCTTTGCAATTACACGATTGGGATGTAGATTTTGCCTGCTGGTGCAGTTATAAATATTTAAATAGTGGGCCAGGTGGCGTTTCGGGCGTGTTTATACATGAGCGCCATTCTTCCGATACTTCGCTGCAGCGCTTTGCCGGCTGGTGGGGACACGATAAAGAAAACCGCTTTCTTATGGAACAGGGCTTTTTACCCATTCCTTCTGCCGAAGGCTGGCAATTAAGTAATGCGCCGGTACTTAGCATGGCGGCACACAAAGCAGCGCTGGATGTATTTGAAGAAGCCGGATGGGAAAATGTATTTGCCAAAAACAAAATGCTCAACCAATATTTATGGCATGTACTCGATGAAGTCAATCATAGCTTTGGCGAAAAAGTATTTGATATTATTACTCCACTTAATGAACAGGAACATGGCTGCCAAATAAGCCTGCTCATTACCAAAGATGGCAAAAAAATTTTTGAAGTGTTAAAGAAAAACTCAGTAATTGCCGATTGGCGTGAACCCAATGTAATTCGCATAGCGCCTGTAGCTTTGTATAATAGTTTTGAAGATGTGTGGCAATTTGGAAATATATTAAGAAATTACTTTCAAAGTAAAACTCAGTAA
- a CDS encoding RidA family protein: protein MFQNRVPTNRKQETQNEKSKTKNENQKTIHTNSAAKPLGAYPHARKAGNLLFLSGIGSRQPFDNKIPGLELDAEGNILKYDIEAECHSVFANVKAVLEASGSSWDKILDVTVFLTNMKKDFAVYNKIYGQYFEGIDACRTTVEVKSLPTPICIELKIIALIE, encoded by the coding sequence ATGTTTCAAAATAGAGTGCCAACAAACAGAAAACAAGAAACGCAAAACGAGAAATCAAAAACGAAAAATGAGAATCAAAAAACAATCCATACAAATTCTGCCGCAAAACCACTAGGAGCTTACCCTCATGCAAGAAAAGCAGGAAATTTACTCTTCCTCTCCGGCATTGGTTCCCGTCAGCCATTCGACAATAAAATACCCGGGCTGGAATTAGACGCCGAAGGAAATATTTTAAAATACGACATAGAAGCAGAATGCCATTCAGTTTTTGCCAATGTAAAAGCAGTACTGGAAGCCAGCGGCAGCAGTTGGGATAAAATACTGGATGTAACGGTTTTCCTCACCAATATGAAAAAAGATTTTGCAGTGTATAATAAAATTTACGGCCAATATTTTGAAGGCATTGATGCCTGCCGAACTACGGTAGAAGTTAAAAGCCTGCCCACTCCCATTTGTATTGAATTAAAAATAATTGCATTAATTGAATAA
- a CDS encoding aldehyde dehydrogenase, which produces MQFTIPFHIENYIAGKFIGPLSGKFIDNVNPATGEIYGQIPDSNEKDVELAVTFAQKAFTEWAATAAETRFKILNKIACLIDENIEALALAETNDNGKPLWLSKKVDIYRAAANFRFFATGLMHFASESHAMENKAVNYTLRQPVGIVGCISPWNLPLYLFTWKIAPALAAGNCVIAKPSEVTPVTTFLLGKICKEAGLPDGVLNIVHGTGPICGEAIVMHPQIKAISFTGSTRAGERIASIAAPMFKKLSLELGGKNPNIIFADCNWDKMMRTTVQSSFSNQGQICLCGSRILIEASVYEKFKTEFADKAKQLTIGDPLENNKQGAIVSKNHFEKILNCIETAKKEGGTIILGGNAIKPAGRCSNGYFIKPTIIENLGPGSKTNTEEIFGPVVTLQPFTTIEEALQLANATEYGLAATVWTQDISKANLMAAKIEAGIVWVNCWLLRDLRTPFGGIKNSGVGREGGWEALKFFTEAKNVCIEF; this is translated from the coding sequence ATGCAATTTACCATTCCATTTCACATCGAAAATTATATTGCCGGAAAATTTATTGGCCCATTGAGCGGTAAATTTATTGACAATGTGAACCCTGCAACAGGCGAAATATATGGCCAAATACCCGATAGCAATGAAAAAGATGTGGAACTTGCCGTAACCTTTGCCCAAAAAGCATTTACTGAATGGGCTGCAACAGCTGCTGAAACCCGTTTTAAAATACTCAATAAAATTGCCTGCCTAATAGATGAAAATATTGAAGCGCTAGCCCTTGCAGAAACCAACGACAATGGCAAGCCGCTATGGCTTAGTAAAAAGGTAGATATTTATCGTGCTGCTGCCAACTTTCGTTTTTTTGCAACAGGCCTCATGCATTTTGCATCCGAAAGCCATGCCATGGAAAACAAAGCCGTAAATTATACATTGCGCCAACCCGTAGGTATTGTTGGTTGCATCTCTCCATGGAACCTTCCGCTTTATTTATTTACCTGGAAGATAGCGCCGGCGCTGGCTGCAGGCAATTGTGTTATTGCCAAACCATCTGAAGTAACACCGGTTACCACATTTTTATTAGGGAAAATTTGTAAAGAAGCCGGGTTGCCCGATGGCGTATTAAACATAGTGCATGGCACAGGCCCTATTTGTGGCGAAGCAATAGTAATGCACCCGCAAATAAAAGCCATTTCATTTACCGGCAGTACAAGGGCTGGCGAACGCATTGCTTCTATTGCAGCGCCAATGTTCAAAAAATTATCGTTGGAACTGGGAGGCAAAAACCCCAATATAATTTTTGCCGATTGCAATTGGGATAAAATGATGCGTACCACTGTTCAATCTTCTTTTAGCAACCAGGGGCAAATATGTTTATGCGGCAGCCGTATTTTAATTGAAGCAAGTGTTTACGAAAAATTTAAAACTGAATTTGCAGATAAAGCCAAACAACTTACTATTGGAGACCCTTTGGAAAATAATAAACAGGGCGCCATAGTGAGCAAAAATCATTTTGAAAAGATTTTAAATTGTATTGAAACAGCCAAAAAAGAAGGCGGAACAATTATTTTGGGCGGCAATGCCATAAAACCTGCAGGCAGGTGCAGCAATGGCTATTTTATAAAGCCTACCATCATCGAAAACCTTGGCCCCGGTAGCAAAACCAATACCGAAGAAATTTTTGGCCCTGTGGTAACCTTGCAGCCTTTTACTACAATTGAAGAAGCGTTGCAACTCGCTAATGCAACAGAATATGGACTTGCAGCCACAGTATGGACGCAGGATATCTCAAAAGCCAATTTAATGGCCGCAAAAATTGAAGCAGGTATTGTATGGGTAAACTGCTGGCTCCTCAGGGATTTAAGAACCCCATTTGGCGGTATTAAAAACAGTGGCGTAGGTAGAGAAGGCGGCTGGGAAGCATTGAAATTTTTTACCGAAGCGAAGAATGTGTGTATAGAATTTTAA
- a CDS encoding 3-hydroxyanthranilate 3,4-dioxygenase, whose protein sequence is MAVIAPFNLKKWIAENRDLLKPPVGNQCIYKNAENFIVMVVGGPNARKDYHFNESEELYYQVEGNIVLKIIDDGVPKDISINEGDMFLLPPKTPHSPQRAAGTVGLVIEKIRENEKDGFLWYCEKCGHKLYEEFEVINDIVTQLPPIMNGFYSDEHKRTCNKCGAVMEAPIKKG, encoded by the coding sequence ATGGCAGTTATAGCGCCTTTTAATTTAAAAAAATGGATTGCTGAAAACAGGGATTTGCTAAAACCTCCTGTGGGCAACCAATGTATATACAAAAATGCAGAAAACTTTATTGTGATGGTAGTGGGCGGGCCCAATGCCCGAAAGGATTATCACTTTAACGAAAGTGAAGAACTATATTACCAGGTGGAGGGAAATATTGTTTTAAAAATTATTGACGATGGTGTGCCTAAGGACATTTCAATTAATGAAGGTGATATGTTTTTGTTGCCTCCTAAAACGCCGCACAGTCCGCAACGTGCAGCAGGAACTGTGGGACTGGTAATTGAAAAAATAAGGGAAAATGAAAAAGACGGATTTTTGTGGTACTGTGAAAAATGCGGACATAAATTGTACGAGGAGTTTGAGGTAATAAATGATATTGTAACTCAGCTGCCACCCATTATGAATGGCTTTTACAGCGATGAACACAAGCGTACCTGCAATAAATGCGGAGCAGTAATGGAAGCGCCGATAAAGAAAGGGTAG
- a CDS encoding four helix bundle protein translates to MILIKLLLRSGTTIGTLVRKAEHGQSKLYFLHNVNSAFKEANEILYWLSLLKDINYVEKKDFSYGFCNRDGENILQEL, encoded by the coding sequence ATTATATTAATTAAGCTATTGCTGCGAAGCGGAACTACAATTGGCACGCTGGTGAGAAAAGCTGAGCATGGGCAATCGAAGCTTTACTTTTTGCATAATGTGAATAGTGCATTTAAAGAAGCCAATGAAATACTTTATTGGCTTTCTTTATTAAAGGATATAAATTATGTTGAGAAAAAAGATTTTTCTTATGGCTTCTGCAACAGAGATGGTGAAAATATTTTACAAGAATTGTAA
- a CDS encoding amidohydrolase yields the protein MKIDIHTHIMPDKMPNWAKKFGYGEFVHLEQRNCKACMMKGDKVFREVEDNCFDVSLRQKEMDETGVTMQVLSTIPVLFNYWAKPKDGLETSRYLNDHIANSVIKFPERFMGIGTVPLQDVDMAIAEMERCVAALKMPGLEIGSNINGANLSDEKFFPFYKRAEELGCSLFIHPWEMMGEAQMPKYWLPWLVGMPAETSRAICSMIFGGVFEKFPKLKVAFAHGGGSFPATIGRIEHGFNVRPDLVAIDNAHNPREYIGKFWIDSLVHDAKTLHLIMDIMGEDKICLGSDYPFPLGEHHPGKLIEQMDFSKPVADKLLYKNTQDWLQ from the coding sequence ATGAAAATAGACATACACACCCACATAATGCCTGATAAAATGCCCAACTGGGCAAAAAAATTTGGTTATGGGGAATTTGTACATTTGGAGCAGCGTAACTGCAAGGCCTGTATGATGAAGGGCGATAAGGTTTTTAGGGAAGTTGAAGACAACTGCTTTGATGTAAGCTTAAGGCAAAAAGAAATGGATGAAACGGGTGTAACGATGCAGGTGCTTTCAACAATTCCTGTATTATTTAATTACTGGGCAAAGCCAAAAGACGGGTTGGAAACCAGCCGTTATTTGAACGACCATATTGCCAACTCTGTAATTAAGTTTCCTGAAAGATTTATGGGTATAGGCACTGTGCCTTTACAGGATGTGGATATGGCAATTGCAGAAATGGAGCGTTGTGTAGCAGCATTAAAAATGCCTGGCCTGGAAATTGGCAGTAACATTAATGGTGCAAATTTAAGCGATGAAAAATTTTTTCCATTTTATAAAAGGGCAGAAGAGCTGGGCTGCTCTTTATTTATACATCCCTGGGAAATGATGGGCGAAGCGCAAATGCCAAAATACTGGCTGCCCTGGCTGGTAGGTATGCCTGCAGAAACATCAAGAGCTATTTGCTCCATGATTTTTGGCGGTGTATTTGAAAAATTTCCAAAATTAAAAGTTGCCTTTGCCCATGGTGGTGGCTCTTTCCCAGCTACCATTGGCCGCATTGAACATGGCTTTAATGTGCGGCCCGATTTGGTGGCTATTGATAATGCCCATAACCCACGGGAGTATATTGGAAAATTTTGGATAGACAGTTTGGTGCATGATGCAAAAACTTTGCACTTAATAATGGATATAATGGGTGAAGATAAAATTTGCCTGGGTAGTGATTATCCTTTCCCTTTGGGAGAACATCACCCGGGAAAATTGATTGAACAAATGGATTTTTCTAAACCTGTTGCCGACAAATTACTGTATAAAAATACACAGGATTGGTTGCAATAA
- a CDS encoding META domain-containing protein, producing the protein MAKYNFIFYLLAIFMWGCSTSSNTRQKNSTLQNQFETKLNDTLQKKFINGIDFVANGEIPASWNLELDFDKNFNFTTNDGISITMYAAKAIDKNDFVYYAASSSAGQLEIFIYKENCSSAKKKVAVKLLNKKYSGCGQFLYNNQLNNTWVLEQAGSQKQDAKSYSKGLPTLTIDLVNNTMSGHDGCNNLLSGISVQGTRIHFGPIAQTKMFCHNNNPLFEKIAGEKISEKVVSYFFKNGKLFLYLIDDSQLVFSPKK; encoded by the coding sequence ATGGCAAAGTATAATTTTATTTTTTATTTACTGGCAATTTTTATGTGGGGATGCAGCACTTCTTCAAATACCAGGCAAAAGAACAGTACATTGCAAAACCAATTTGAAACAAAACTCAACGATACCTTACAAAAAAAATTTATAAACGGAATAGATTTTGTTGCCAACGGAGAAATACCGGCCTCATGGAACCTTGAACTTGATTTTGATAAAAATTTTAATTTTACCACAAATGATGGCATCAGCATTACAATGTATGCAGCTAAAGCTATAGACAAAAATGATTTTGTGTATTATGCAGCTTCATCCAGCGCAGGCCAATTGGAAATATTTATTTATAAAGAAAATTGCAGCAGCGCCAAGAAAAAAGTTGCAGTAAAACTATTAAACAAAAAATATTCCGGCTGCGGCCAATTTCTTTATAACAATCAATTGAACAATACCTGGGTTTTGGAACAGGCAGGCTCTCAAAAGCAGGATGCAAAATCCTATTCAAAAGGGTTGCCCACACTCACAATTGATCTGGTAAACAATACCATGAGTGGCCATGATGGCTGCAATAACCTGCTTTCTGGCATTTCTGTACAAGGCACAAGGATACATTTTGGCCCTATTGCACAAACCAAAATGTTTTGCCATAATAACAACCCGCTTTTTGAAAAAATTGCAGGAGAAAAAATTTCTGAAAAAGTAGTCAGTTATTTCTTTAAAAACGGGAAACTTTTTTTGTACCTTATTGATGATAGCCAACTTGTTTTTTCACCCAAAAAATAA